A genomic stretch from Corynebacterium faecale includes:
- the nrdE gene encoding class 1b ribonucleoside-diphosphate reductase subunit alpha: protein MDFHALNALLNLYDEDGKIQFDKDREAANQYFLQHVNQNTVFFHNLLEKLDYLIENNYYEKEVLDKYDFEYIKELFKRAYAYKFRFQSFLGAYKYYTSYTLKTFDGRRYLERFEDRVCMVALTLADGDRDTANALVDEIMTGRFQPATPTFLNSGKAQRGEPVSCFLLRIEDNMESIGRAINSALQLSKRGGGVALLLSNLRESGAPIKKIENQSSGVIPVMKLLEDSFSYANQLGARQGAGAVYLNAHHPDIMSFLDTKRENADEKIRIKTLSLGVVIPDITFELAKNNDDMYLFSPYDVERIYGKPFADISVTEHYHDMVDDDRIRKTKINARQFFQTLAEIQFESGYPYIMYEDTVNEANPIEGRITHSNLCSEILQVSTPSTYNADLSYDEIGEDISCNLGSLNIAMAMDSPDFSRTIDTAIRGLTAVSEQTSIDSVPSIRKGNEAAHAIGLGQMNLHGYLGREHIFYGSEEGIDFTNAYFAAVLYECLRASNRIARERGQRFSNFENSDYASGEYFDRFDPAEFLPQTDKVKQLFANSTIHTPTAEEWAQLKADVMEYGLFNRYLQAVPPTGSISYINNSTSSIHPIASKIEIRKEGKIGRVYYPAPHLDNDNLEYFQDAYEIGYEKTIDTYAAATKYVDQGLSLTLFFKDTATTRDINRAQIYAWRKGIKTLYYIRLRQVALEGTEVDGCVSCML, encoded by the coding sequence ATGGACTTCCACGCCCTCAACGCACTGCTCAACCTTTATGATGAAGACGGCAAGATCCAGTTCGATAAGGACCGTGAAGCCGCCAACCAGTACTTCCTCCAGCACGTCAATCAGAACACCGTCTTCTTCCACAACCTCCTTGAGAAGCTCGATTACCTGATCGAGAACAACTATTACGAGAAGGAGGTACTGGACAAGTACGACTTCGAGTACATCAAGGAGCTGTTCAAGCGTGCGTACGCTTATAAGTTCCGCTTCCAGTCCTTCCTCGGTGCGTACAAGTACTACACCTCCTACACTCTGAAGACCTTCGACGGCCGCCGTTATCTCGAGCGTTTCGAGGATCGCGTCTGCATGGTCGCCCTCACCCTCGCTGATGGGGACCGTGACACTGCCAACGCACTCGTCGATGAGATCATGACCGGACGTTTCCAGCCGGCGACCCCGACCTTCTTGAACTCCGGCAAGGCACAGCGCGGCGAGCCAGTGTCCTGTTTCCTGCTTCGCATCGAGGACAACATGGAGTCCATCGGACGCGCCATCAACTCCGCACTGCAGCTGTCCAAGCGCGGTGGCGGCGTCGCTCTGCTGCTGTCCAACCTCCGTGAGTCCGGCGCTCCGATCAAGAAGATCGAGAACCAGTCCTCCGGTGTCATCCCAGTGATGAAGCTGCTCGAGGATTCCTTCTCCTACGCCAACCAGCTCGGTGCACGTCAGGGTGCCGGCGCGGTCTACCTCAACGCGCATCACCCGGACATCATGTCCTTCCTGGACACCAAGCGCGAGAACGCTGATGAGAAGATCCGCATCAAGACCCTCTCACTCGGTGTGGTCATCCCGGATATCACCTTCGAGCTGGCCAAGAATAACGATGACATGTACCTGTTCTCCCCGTATGATGTCGAGCGCATCTACGGCAAGCCGTTTGCTGATATCTCCGTCACCGAGCACTACCATGACATGGTCGATGATGACCGTATCCGCAAAACCAAGATCAACGCGCGTCAGTTCTTCCAGACTCTGGCCGAGATCCAGTTCGAGTCCGGTTACCCGTACATCATGTATGAGGACACCGTGAACGAAGCGAACCCGATCGAGGGTCGCATCACCCACTCGAACCTGTGCTCCGAGATCCTGCAGGTATCCACACCCTCCACCTACAACGCCGATCTGTCCTATGACGAGATCGGTGAGGACATCTCCTGCAACCTGGGTTCCCTCAACATCGCCATGGCGATGGACTCCCCGGACTTCTCCCGCACCATCGACACCGCCATCCGTGGTCTGACTGCTGTCTCTGAGCAGACCAGCATCGATTCCGTTCCTTCCATCCGCAAGGGCAATGAAGCCGCCCACGCGATCGGTCTGGGCCAGATGAACCTGCACGGATACCTCGGACGCGAGCACATCTTCTACGGTTCTGAAGAGGGCATCGACTTCACCAACGCCTACTTCGCCGCCGTGCTCTACGAATGCCTCCGGGCATCCAACCGGATCGCCCGTGAGCGGGGTCAGCGATTCTCCAACTTCGAGAACTCTGACTATGCCTCTGGTGAGTACTTCGACCGTTTCGATCCAGCTGAGTTCCTGCCACAGACCGACAAGGTCAAGCAGCTGTTTGCCAACTCCACCATCCACACCCCGACCGCGGAGGAGTGGGCACAGCTCAAGGCTGATGTCATGGAGTATGGACTGTTCAACCGCTACCTGCAGGCGGTCCCACCGACCGGCTCCATCTCCTATATCAACAACTCGACCTCGTCGATCCACCCGATCGCATCCAAGATCGAGATCCGCAAGGAAGGCAAGATCGGCCGCGTCTACTATCCGGCTCCACACCTGGATAATGACAACCTTGAGTACTTCCAGGATGCGTATGAGATCGGTTATGAAAAGACCATCGACACCTACGCCGCGGCAACCAAGTACGTGGATCAGGGGCTCTCTTTGACCCTGTTCTTCAAGGACACGGCGACCACCCGTGACATCAACCGTGCGCAGATCTACGCATGGCGCAAGGGCATCAAGACCCTTTACTACATCCGCCTGCGCCAGGTTGCACTGGAAGGCACCGAGGTGGACGGCTGCGTCAGCTGCATGCTGTAA
- a CDS encoding FadR/GntR family transcriptional regulator: protein MPPIPEKKSTGSPAKPLLEPVLDELGQEIVSGRVAVGDTFKLMDISERFGISRTVAREAMRALEQLGLVSSSRRIGITVRPREEWAVFDKSIIRWRLNDAGQRERQLQSLTELRIAIEPIAARSVALHASDTERTRLKELATEMRDLGRSGKGASKEFLDADITFHELILRYCHNEMFAALIPSISAVLEGRTAHGLQPDVPEETALANHDKLADAIVARDADAAEAASREILNEVRDTLSSLS, encoded by the coding sequence ATGCCCCCAATCCCTGAAAAGAAGTCAACGGGCTCTCCGGCCAAACCATTGCTGGAGCCTGTTCTGGACGAGCTTGGGCAGGAGATTGTCAGTGGCAGAGTTGCGGTAGGCGACACCTTCAAACTGATGGATATCAGTGAGCGTTTCGGTATCTCCCGCACCGTTGCACGTGAAGCGATGCGCGCGCTTGAGCAGCTCGGTCTGGTATCCTCCTCCCGACGGATCGGCATCACCGTGCGCCCCCGTGAGGAGTGGGCTGTCTTCGACAAGTCCATCATCCGCTGGCGTCTCAACGATGCGGGACAGCGTGAGCGGCAGCTGCAGTCACTCACCGAGCTGCGTATCGCCATCGAACCCATCGCCGCGCGCAGCGTCGCCCTGCACGCCAGCGACACCGAACGCACCCGTCTCAAAGAGCTCGCCACGGAGATGCGCGATCTCGGCCGCTCCGGCAAGGGTGCCTCCAAGGAGTTCCTGGATGCTGATATCACCTTCCATGAACTCATTCTGCGTTATTGCCACAATGAGATGTTCGCGGCGCTCATTCCGTCGATAAGCGCGGTTCTTGAAGGCCGCACCGCACACGGGCTGCAGCCGGATGTGCCAGAGGAGACCGCCCTGGCCAACCACGACAAGCTTGCCGACGCCATCGTCGCGCGCGATGCCGACGCCGCTGAGGCAGCCTCCCGTGAGATCCTCAACGAGGTCCGTGACACCCTTTCTTCGTTGAGCTGA